From Lolium perenne isolate Kyuss_39 chromosome 5, Kyuss_2.0, whole genome shotgun sequence, a single genomic window includes:
- the LOC127302430 gene encoding GTPase-activating protein gyp1: protein MSGGNGGGGSPNNSEWRFNQTLRNVQGMLKGRSFPGKVLLTRRSEPLSPPEYSPRSENDRYDYEQNEGSQEAERQASGSTTDNLNTKKSISPSTSSVNSLPDAQGIVSGARATDSARITKFTAELSRPAVILDKLRELSWSGVPPYMRPNIWRLLLGYAPPNADRREGVLTRKRLEYVECVSQYYDIADTERSDEEINMLRQIAVDCPRTVPDVTFFQDPQILKSLERILYTWAIRHPASGYVQGINDLLTPFLIVFLSEHLEGNMDTWSMEKLSLQDVSNIEADCYWCLSKFLDGMQDHYTFAQPGIQRLVFRLKELVHRIDESLSKHIEEQGLEFLQFAFRWFNCLLIREVPFHLVTRLWDTYLAEGDYLPDFLVYISASFLLTWSEKLQKLDFQEMVMFLQHLPTRNWAHHELEMVLSRAYMWHTMFKSSPSHLAS, encoded by the exons ATGAGCGGCGGCAACGGCGGCGGAGGAAGCCCCAACAACTCGGAATGGCGCTTCAACCAGACACTCCGCAACGTGCAAGG TATGCTCAAAGGACGGAGCTTTCCTGGAAAGGTTTTGCTAACCCGAAGATCTGAGCCCCTTTCACCTCCAGAATACTCCCCACGCTCTGAGAACGATCGCTATGATTATGAACAAAATGAGGGGTCACAGGAG GCAGAACGGCAAGCATCTGGAAGCACAACCGATAACCTAAATACTAAGAAATCAATTTCACCATCAACAAGTAGCGTCAATTCATTGCCAGATGCCCAAGGAATAGTTTCTGGGGCTAGAGCAACAGATTCTGCAAGAATTACAAAATTCACAGCTGAACTCTCTAGGCCAGCTGTTATATTAG ATAAATTGCGTGAATTATCTTGGAGTGGTGTGCCCCCTTATATGCGACCAAACATATGGAGGCTTCTTTTG GGATATGCACCTCCCAATGCGGATAGAAGAGAAGGTGTTCTAACAAGGAAAAGACTTGAGTATGTAGAATGCGTTTCTCAATACTATGATATCGCTGACACTGAACGCTCAGATGAAGAGATTAACATGCTTCGCCAG ATTGCTGTTGACTGCCCAAGAACAGTCCCGGATGTTACCTTTTTCCAAGACCCTCAGATTCTGAAGTCTTTAGAGCGCATTTTATATACGTG GGCCATACGGCACCCAGCAAGTGGTTATGTCCAAGGAATAAATGACCTTCTTACACCGTTCTTGATTGTGTTCTTGTCGGAGCACTTGGAAGGCAATATGGACACTTGGTCCATGGAAAAGCTTTCTTTGCAGGACGTTTCCAACATAGAAGCAGACTGCTATTGGTGTCTGTCAAAGTTCCTTGATGGCATGCAGGATCATTACACCTTTGCGCAACCAGGAATACAACGCCTTGTATTCAGGTTGAAAGAGTTGGTTCATCGGATAGATG AATCTTTATCGAAGCACATAGAGGAACAAGGATTGGAGTTCCTTCAGTTTGCCTTTCGTTGGTTCAATTGTCTTTTGATACGCGAG GTCCCTTTTCATCTTGTGACACGCTTGTGGGATACGTATCTTGCTGAAGGAGATTATCTACCAGATTTTCTTGTGTACATATCAGCTAGTTTTTTGTTAACG TGGTCAGAGAAGCTGCAGAAACTGGATTTTCAAGAGATGGTCATGTTCCTCCAGCACCTACCGACCAGGAACTGGGCACACCACGAGCTCGAGATGGTCCTCTCCAGAGCATATATGTGGCATACAATGTTCAAAAGCTCGCCCAGTCATCTCGCCAGCTAG